Within the Flavobacterium sp. N502536 genome, the region TGCTCGAAAAAGATCCTCTGCTCGCTATAAAAGGAACCTCATCTATCCAATATAAAATTCCCAACGAACCGTCCATTTTATCATAGACTTCAAAAGTACAAGCCGGGAGTACCTGATTTTCCATTTCGCCTAAATTGAAAAATTTAGGAAAAGGCCTTGCCACCACGATATCATTTTCATCTAAGATCAATCCTCTGCAGGCTAATGTCACCTCATTCCAAACTTTCTCGAATTGTGCATTTTGAGTGTAATTGTAAATGTATAAATCATGCTCCGGATGTTTGTTCACCTTTACATAATTTTTTGAAAGCATCTCTTTTAAAAGCGTTGTATTCATTAGTTCTTATCTTTCAACAAAGATTCAAAAACTAGTACGCAGTTATTTTGCGTACTAAAAATAGATTTAAAAATGGGCATTTCTAATCTATAAATATTTTTCGTTCCTACGGAACTTTACTTTGTAATCACATATTTTTCAACGGATTAAAATCCGTTGCTACAAAATAAAAACGTTCCTACGGAACTATTTTCTTTACCTAAATTCTTAAAAGTTCATTTTCGAGATATTCTCTTAAATTATTTCCGAACATAATAATATCGGATTGCATAACTGAAATAACCGGCGAAAGATACTTATCTTCAAAAACCACAAGGGCACGATGGTTGTGCATGGGAATGTAACCCACTATTTTTGAAACATCAAAACCAGCTTCAGTTAGAGCCAATTCTGCTTCAAATTTATTTTCATTAATTTCGTCAATAAGTCGTCTTGATTTTTCATAATCTTCAGGATATTGATGGAAAAAGTTTTCACTGGCATATTCAATATCTGATTTGTCTTCCGGATTAATTGAAATCAAATCAGTATCTATATTCGAAAAAGTTAAAAGCATTTCTCTGTAATCCCAAGGGAAATCAAATCCAAATAATACTTGCAAGGCATCAATTTCTTTTCTGCTTATTCCTTTTAAAAATTTAGCATTGGGCTGTATTTGAAATCCATAAACATCCTCTCTAAGTTTTATTCTTTTGAAGTTTTTTTCCACTTTATATTTTATTTCTTTTATTGTCATGATTTTTAAAAATGAGAATTTCTAATCTATAAATATTTGCCGTTCCTATGGAACTTTATTTTGTTATCGTATATTTTTCAACGGATTAAAATCCGTTACTACAAAATAAAAACGTTCCTACGGAACTATCCTTTTTATCTGCAACCTTCGTATCAGACCTGACAGGTTTTTAAAACCTATCAGGTCTATATCTTAACCAAACCAATTAAAAACATCAAAAAGCCACGAATCCATTTATGAATTCGTGGCTTAAATTTAATCAATTAATAATTGTGTCACTGCCGCAGCATTTATTGCCCATTTTGCATCGTATACCTCATCGGCAAATTTATCTTCGGTAATTGTCAATCTCTGAGCTTCCGCTTTAAGCTGTAACAAACTACCAATATTCAATTTACTGTTCAATTTTGCCAATAATGCCTGAACTCCTTTAAAATCCAAACCTTGTACGACCTGACCTCCAAAAGTCATCTCTAACCAAACGATTTCTCTTTTGGCTACATCAAGAACTCCAAAAACCAAACCTTTGGCGATATTCTGTGTTACACGAACCTGATGGTCTACACACGACGGATCGTAAGCTACACCGGTTTTCTCCGAAATTCTCATCGGGTGCTTACTGTTCATCCAGCCTACAACCAAATTTGGCGTGATACTTCCGTTACAGTACGCATTGCAGGTAAAAGTCACAAATTTTGCATTGGCTTTGGCCAATTGGTCGATATTGATGTTGATGTACTCCGCAGTTCCAATTTTATTTGGAATACTTCTGATATCACCACTATGCTGACAACCTGTAGTCGTCAATCGGCTGAACGAACAAATATCCGATTTCTCTTCGTATGCAATATGACAGCTCAAATCCATATCTAAATGCTGTGCTGGTAAACCTGCACCCCACTGCATAAACAATCGCACTTCGTTTCCTTCAACCGGGAAACGTGTTCCCATTAAAGCCACCGGTAAATCCTGAAGCGTATCACTACGATCTCCAATAGAAACAGGCATGTTAAACAATTGCGGATCTATGTAAATAGTCTTGTTTGGATTTGTAATTGCAGCAAATCGTTTCTTCATTACTAAAAAGCACAATTCTTCGATTTGACTTTTCATCGCCTCTAATTGCTCTTCATTATACAAATTCAACAAAGCATTTGGCGCAATTCGTTTGTTAGTTCCTCCTAAAGGTTTCACACTTCTTTGGATGTTTTTATCAAAATAGTTCTCAGCATACATATTTAACGTAAACACTAGTCGAGCCGGAACCTTATCAATAATCTCCGTAAAATGTACCACCGTTTCATCGGCACCAAACCAAAGCATATTCGAAAATAAGGAACGGGCAAACAAACCCGGACGTTGTTTCAATAATGCAAATGTTTTGTCTGCATCCATTTTCAATCGTGACGTGTTTACTTTACTTTGCCAAACATCATACAACTGGTTGTAAAATACGTCCATCAAAAAAGCTAATTTTTCAAAACCTTTTCTTTTGCTGTATTCTGCCAAACGCAACGCTCTGATCACACGAACCCACATTCCTCTTTTTGGATGCATGATTTCGCACATGGCTTCTACTTCCATATCCATAGTATTCAACCAATTTGCCACCATTAAACATTCTTTTCGGGAATATTTAAGTTTCAAATCTTTCTGAGAAGCGATTTTGGCCTGCGCACTTGTGTCTAAACCTATATGCAAATGCTGTGCGTTTTTAGCCGTTCTTTTAATAATTGTTTTTGGCTCAATAATTTGCAACAATCCTGTATTCTTAAACCATAAATATCTTAAAATATCAGTTGGTGTTTTTAAAAATGTTGACGCCTCCTCTTCTTTGCCATTTTCGATCAAAAGATCTATAACAAGCATTAAAGTTTCCTTCATAGCCACATCGGTTTTAGGCAAAGGCAAATATTTCATCGCCGCTTTTAAACTATCTGCCTGCGTAGCATCTAAAGCTGTTTTTGATTGCAATAACGATAAATAGAAATCATTTAAGTCTTTTTCTGTCCACAATTCCAGAACTTTCAATTTGCTTCCTTGTCCGTATTTTTCGATTTTACCAAATTCAAACGGAATTCCGCAGAACGGACACCCATTGTATCTTTCCAACGGAAAAGTATGCTCCGGAATAATATGCCCGCATTGCAAAGTTGTTCCGTTTTTAGTTTTAAAAACATTTGCGAAAAAAGTAGCCACATGATCAAAAACAGATTCACCTGTTGGAATGTCCCATTCTTTCACCAAAGGAGTCCAGTTTTTATCCGTTCCTAAAACTTCTTTCAGAACTTCTAAAAAATCAACTTTATAGTTTGGGCTTACATTATTTAAAGCGTGTAATAACGGTTCTGAAAATGTAAAACCAAGTTTGGAAACATTGGCCGCCAAAACCGATGTTGTTGCTGATAATTTTTTGATATCATTCGTTATCATTTCTGATGGAATGTAAATTGCGTTTTGACGCAGACTGATTTTTAATAATGTTGTTGTTTTCATTTTTTTTAATTTTTAAAATTTAGATAATTGTGTTTCTGATTCTACCTAAAAGATTTGAAGTAAGAAACACTTGACCTGAAATTAGAGTGTAATGGATTAACTGATTCAAAGTGACAGTTTGGTGGGTTTCCCCCGAAGTAAGTTAATCTTGACCCTCTTTGATTATTCATGATAATTTTAAAACTTGCCGGACTCGAACCGGAAATACCAATGTTCTGACGTAAGTTTGAATTGACCATAAATAGTGAAGCAGATGGGATTCGAACCCACGACCCGGACATTAAAAGTGTACGAAGTAAGTTTTGATTGACCTTTTAACGATAATTTCAAAACTACCTGCTCTAACCGCTGAGCTACTGCCTCCTGATAAATTGTGTTAACCGGTAATGGTGTAAGTGTGTACGTGGAAAGTTTTTCGAAGTAACTTCAACTTGACCGTATTAACTCAATTTTTATTTCAATGAACGTCTGTTCTTATTTCCTGAGCAAAGATTTCGATAGTACTACGCAATTATTTTGCGCAGTAAAAAAAAGAATTTTATATTTGAGTAAATATTGATTTTAAAAAAGTATTTAAGTTCCAGAGGGACTGCATAACTATAGATTTTTCAGATGCATTTGAAGAGCCCCATCGGGGCGACATATTCTATTAATGAAAAGAAAATATAAGGTGTCGCTCCGCTGGAGCTTTTGATTCGGTGTTATAATTTGGTTATAAATATTCAGCTCTTACAGAGCTTCTCATAAGATTTAAATAAAAAATACCATATGAATTTAGAAAAAATCTATTCTGAATTACTCTTGAACATTGGCTTTCCATTAAATGAAATTCAGCAAAACTGGGTCAATTTAGAAAAAGCATATTCCGGTAAATCAAGGCATTATCACAACCTGACGCATCTAAAAGATATGATTGTCAGTTTCAAGCACTATGCAGTGCAGGTTCAGAACCCCAATGAAATATTATTTTCTATTTTTTACCATGATTATATTTATAAGAGCAGTAAAAAAGACAATGAACTCAAAAGTGCCGAGTATGCCCTATCGATTTTACCTGAAAACAGCAGCTTGGACAAACAATTGATTTTTGATGCGATCTGCGCCACACAACTCCATACCCACAATACAATTGAAGATATTAACTGGTTAATTGATTTTGATTTAAAAATTCTGACCCGGGATTGGGAAGCCTATCAAATCTATTACGAACAAATCAGAAAAGAATACCGTATTTATCCTGATTTCCTCTACAAACCCGGACGCGCAAAAGCACTGAAACATTTTCTGGAAAACGAATTTATTTTTCAAACTAATGAATTCCGGAATTTATACGAAGAAAAAGCCAGAAGCAATATTGAAAGAGAGATCAGCATTTTAGAAAAAAAATAATCACGCAAAGACGCAGAATCGCAAAGTTTTTGTTTTAAAGCACAAATTATACATTGTTTGTCATTTCGACGAAGGAGAAATCTTCGCAAGAAGCTCGGTAAAGATTGGACTTTCATTGTGGAGTTACTTATAGGGATTTCTCTTTCGTCGAACTGACATAGCAATGCGTAAAATCATTTTAATCCTTTAATCTGTGACTAAAAAAACTTTGCACCTTGAGCCTTTACGAGCAAAAAAACATAAACTATGTCACAAAACAAAAATGCCTTAATTCGGTATAAAACCATCGACAAATGTCTCCAGAACAAATACCGACAATGGACTTTAGACGACCTCATCGAATGCTGCTCTGATGCTTTGTTTGAATACGAGGGTCGTGCAAATCCAATCAGCAAGCGAACCATACAAATGGATATTCAGCTCATGCGGAGTGAAAAACTGGGCTATAATGCCCCAATTGTAGTTTACGATAAAAAGTACTATAAATATGAAGACGACGAATTCACCATAACCGATATTCCGTTAACAGAGACTGATATGAATGTTCTGACTGAAACCGTATCGATGTTAAAGCAGTTTAAGGATTTCTCTCTCTTTAATGATGTATCGGATATTCTACAGCGTTTGGAGGATAAAATCTACGCTGAAAAATCACATACAAAACCTGTTATCTATCTGGACAAAAATGAAAAGCTGAAAGGGCTTCACTATTTAGATGAAATTTATCAGGCCATTATCAAAAAGGTGGCTTTGGTCATTACCTATAAATCATTTAAATCCCGGGAGGAAAACAAGTTTAACTTCCATCCCTTTATTTTAAAGGAATTCAACAACCGATGGTTTCTCGTAGGAAAGAAAAAAGGTTCGCAGCCCATTACCAATTTGGCTCTCGACAGAATTATAGCCATTGATTATGATTTTAACCTCCCTTATTTAGAAGAAGATTTTGATGCGGAACTTTTTTACAAAAATGTAATTGGCGTTACGGTAAACACCGGTTCTCAACCCCGAAAGATCGAACTCTGGATTGATGCAATCAATGCGCCTTATGTTTTAACCAAACCCCTGCATCAAACGCAGCGACTGATTAAAGAAAATGAAGACAAAAGCATCATCGTTCATTTGTTTATCACTCCAAATTATGAAATGGAACGCATTCTTTTGGGTTTTGGCAATGGTATCGAAGTCATTAAACCCGAAAACCTCCGAAACAGGATGAAAACAATACTTCAAAAGGCAATTTCGCGATACGAACCGGAAATTCCTATTGAATTAAAGCCATAATTTTTTATAAAATGCAGAATTTTATCTTAATTTAAAACGACAAAACAATTTTTACAGCATAAATTTTGTTAAAACATCAAAAAAGAATAGTATATTTCAATTAAAATTAAACCATAAACCCCTATAAATCAAAGGATTTTTTTAACTAACCAAAAAAATATTCAAAAATTATATGCATGCATAGTATTTTTTGATTATATTTGAAATCGATATAGTTACATATGAAAGAGAAAACAATAGATTATATTTTGCGTGCTACATGGCAAGCTGTATCAAGAATGTACAACGAAGAGGCTGCCAAATACGATGCCACAATGGCCACCGGATTTGCCCTTTTAAGTATAGATAAGGAAGAAGGAACCCCATCAACAGCTTTGGGACCAAGAATGGGCATGGAAGCCACAAGCCTAACCCGAACATTAAAATCAATGGAAGACAAAGGTTTGATTGTTCGCAAAAAAAACCCAACAGACGGTCGTGGTGTTTTGATTTACCTGACTGAATTTGGAAAAGAAAAAAGAGATTTATCTAAAAATACAGTTTTAAAATTTAATGAAACGGTAAGAAAACATGTTTCTGACGAGAAACTAAAACATTTTATCGAAGTATCTGAAATCATAAACGAATTAATTCAGGATAAAAACATATTCAATCAAACAGAAAAATTAGAAAATGAATAACCTTAATTAATAAAGGCCCATTCAAATCAAATAAAAAACAAAATATTAACTATGAAACGCACAATTAAAAAAGTCGCTGTAATTGGATCCGGAATTATGGGTTCAGGAATAGCTTGCCATTTTGCCAATATTGGTGTTGA harbors:
- a CDS encoding helix-turn-helix transcriptional regulator, with translation MSQNKNALIRYKTIDKCLQNKYRQWTLDDLIECCSDALFEYEGRANPISKRTIQMDIQLMRSEKLGYNAPIVVYDKKYYKYEDDEFTITDIPLTETDMNVLTETVSMLKQFKDFSLFNDVSDILQRLEDKIYAEKSHTKPVIYLDKNEKLKGLHYLDEIYQAIIKKVALVITYKSFKSREENKFNFHPFILKEFNNRWFLVGKKKGSQPITNLALDRIIAIDYDFNLPYLEEDFDAELFYKNVIGVTVNTGSQPRKIELWIDAINAPYVLTKPLHQTQRLIKENEDKSIIVHLFITPNYEMERILLGFGNGIEVIKPENLRNRMKTILQKAISRYEPEIPIELKP
- a CDS encoding MarR family winged helix-turn-helix transcriptional regulator; translated protein: MKEKTIDYILRATWQAVSRMYNEEAAKYDATMATGFALLSIDKEEGTPSTALGPRMGMEATSLTRTLKSMEDKGLIVRKKNPTDGRGVLIYLTEFGKEKRDLSKNTVLKFNETVRKHVSDEKLKHFIEVSEIINELIQDKNIFNQTEKLENE